A stretch of Suncus etruscus isolate mSunEtr1 chromosome 9, mSunEtr1.pri.cur, whole genome shotgun sequence DNA encodes these proteins:
- the LOC126018668 gene encoding olfactory receptor 10AG1-like — protein MKYEDMKGKANISTMVQFIFQGFSDLPKLQGVLFGLFVIIYMMVLIGNGLIIIVTRFDPALQKPMYFFLANFSSLEICYVSVTLPRMLKDLWTQDRSISKAECAFQMYCSISLGATECFLLTVMSYDRYVAICKPLHYPLVMNHRTCVQLVVGSWTGGIPLQIWQTSQIFSLNFCHSKEIKHFCCDILPVLKLACGNTFLQEVTLYIAAVIIVVAPFMLILVSYSKIIWTILQLPTATGRAKAFSTCASHLMVVLLFFVSATIIYLTPKSTQSSGIDKLLSLFYTTVTPMLNPMIYSLRNKDVIAASKKLFLKISGFGSVVIA, from the coding sequence ATGAAATATgaagacatgaaaggaaaagccAACATATCCACGATGGTGCAATTTATCTTCCAGGGATTTTCTGACCTTCCAAAGCTCCAAGGAGTATTATTTGGACTTTTTGTAATCATATACATGATGGTCTTAATTGGAAATGGTCTCATAATAATAGTAACCAGATTTGACCCTGCGCTACAGAAACCCATGTATTTTTTCCTGGCAAATTTCTCTTCACTGGAAATCTGTTATGTGTCAGTCACTCTCCCCAGGATGCTGAAGGACCTATGGACTCAAGACAGAAGCATTTCTAAGGCAGAATGTGCCTTCCAAATGTATTGCTCTATATCCCTGGGAGCCACAGAATGTTTCTTACTAACTGTGATGTCCTATGACCGCTACGTGGCCATATGTAAACCTCTGCACTACCCTCTAGTTATGAACCACAGGACTTGTGTCCAGCTGGTTGTTGGCTCCTGGACTGGTGGCATCCCACTGCAGATATGGCAAACAAGTCAGATTTTCTCTCTCAACTTCTGTCATTCTAAAGAAATTAAGCACTTCTGCTGTGACATCCTCCCTGTTCTGAAACTAGCCTGTGGAAACACTTTTCTTCAAGAGGTAACTCTTTATATAGCAGCTGTGATCATTGTTGTAGCTCCTTTTATGCTGATCCTTGTTTCTTACAGCAAAATCATTTGGACCATTCTGCAGTTGCCAACAGCCACAGGACGGGCCAAAGCCTTCTCAACCTGTGCTTCCCACTTGATggttgtgcttttattttttgtatctgCAACCATCATTTACCTTACTCCGAAATCTACTCAGTCTTCAGGCATTGATAAGCTTCTGTCTCTTTTCTACACCACAGTGACTCCAATGTTGAACCCTATGATATACAGCCTTCGGAACAAGGATGTGATTGCAGCATCGAAAAAATTATTCCTTAAAATTAGTGGCTTTGGCTCAGTAGTAATAGCTTAG